From one Rosa rugosa chromosome 4, drRosRugo1.1, whole genome shotgun sequence genomic stretch:
- the LOC133745317 gene encoding uncharacterized protein LOC133745317, producing the protein MVGWQRHLHSLIRQVSNYTQSASFSSSSSSSSSRLGAGLPYLQRPSSPTTPRPLHHYFQQLGISSSRNNLLAEEPVSSPLTPLLTSTSAKAQEHNQKSLTKPSTVQAILKGIKQSPKKVNLVAALVRGMRVEDALLQLQVTVKRAAKTIYQVIHSARANATHNHGLDPDRLLVAEAFVGKGYYKKRISYHAKGKCGVKMRPECRLTVVVREITPDEEAEIAKLKVKNFVKLTKRERRLVPHQLIETTSIWGRKGKGRNHEPNGIPA; encoded by the exons ATGGTGGGTTGGCAGAGGCATCTCCACTCCTTAATCCGTCAAGTATCCAATTACACCCAATCTgcctccttttcttcttcttcttcttcttcttcttctcgctTAGGGG CTGGTTTGCCTTATCTGCAGAGACCATCTTCTCCTACCACTCCAAGGCCTCTTCATCACTACTTTCAACAATTG GGAATTTCGAGTTCGAGGAACAACTTACTTGCAGAGGAACCGGTTTCATCTCCTTTGACTCCGCTTTTGACATCAACTTCTGCAAAAGCTCAAGAGCACAACCAGAAATCACTTACTAAGCCTTCTACGGTTCAAGCTATTCTAAAGGGCATCAAACAG AGCCCTAAGAAGGTCAATTTGGTTGCTGCACTGGTTCGTGGCATGCGTGTTGAAGATGCATTGTTGCAGTTGCAAGTGACAGTAAAGAGAGCTGCAAAAACTATATATCAG GTTATTCACTCAGCCAGAGCAAATGCAACTCATAATCATGGGCTGGATCCAGACCGTCTCCTTGTTG CTGAGGCATTTGTTGGAAAGGGATACTACAAGAAAAGAATTTCCTACCATGCTAAAGGCAAATGTGGAGTCAAAATGAGACCAGAATGCCGACTGACAGTGGTAGTACGGGAGATTACCCCTGACGAGGAGGCCGAGATAGCCAAACTGAAAGTTAAGAATTTTGTTAAGCTCACCAAGCGGGAAAGAAGGCTTGTTCCTCATCAGCTGATTGAGACGACTTCAATTTGGGGCCGCAAAGGCAAGGGTCGCAATCATGAACCAAATGGTATCCCTGCATGA
- the LOC133742481 gene encoding uncharacterized protein LOC133742481, giving the protein MQNNLLSPIQKQHHRLHSLTRVTSTFISVRLKRYLEMRHVDGKLAFEKLICFACIWGLNHNLDQFSVRLVEQQATKPQIFRPTFMKHFSLLCSIYSFIKLYLPSLI; this is encoded by the exons ATGCAGAATAATTTGCTATCTCCAATACAAAAACAGCATCACAGGCTACATTCATTGACAAGAGTCACCTCAACATTCATATCG GTCAGGTTGAAGAGATACTTGGAGATGAGGCATGTTGATGGAAAGCTGGCCTTCGAGAAGCTTATCTGCTTTGCTTGCATTTGG GGACTGAACCATAATCTGGATCAATTTTCAGTGAGATTAGTGGAACAACAAGCCACAAAACCTCAAATTTTCAGGCCAACATTTATGAAACACTTCTCATTATTGTGTTCTATTTATAGCTTCATTAAACTATACTTACCAAGTTTGATTTGA